A window of Desulfuromonas soudanensis genomic DNA:
ATATCCACAGCCTTTTCAACAACTGTGGATATTTGATTTTGGTCGAAAATTTAATTTTTTGTTTCGACAAACCCTCCGACAGCAACCAATAAATATGATGATAAATCCATGAATAAACTCTGGCAAGAAACACTTGTTCACCTCGAACAAGCTTTGAATCCCCAACATTTCACCACATGGATAAAGCCCATAAGGTTCGTATCTTTAAAGAAAGATTTGATCCAACTTGAGGTTCCAAACCGTTTTGTTCTAGATTGGATAAGAATTCACTATAGTCAACTCATACAGGAAACCTTGTCAAATATAGGGGCAGTTGTCTACCGCATTCAATTCTCCATTGCAACCCAAAATTCGGACTCCATATTACCGGAAAATAAACTCTCCCCAGGAATAAATAAAAATCAACAAGAAATAAAAATAGAGCCCCAACCCCGATCTTGTAATTACGCTTTCAATCTGAATTCCAAATATTCCTTTGATGAATTTGTTTCCGGTTCTTCCAATCAATTTGCCTATGCTGCGGCCATGGCCGTCGCCAACAACCCGGCAACAACGTATAATCCCCTGTTCATCTACGGAGGCGTAGGCCTGGGTAAAACTCATCTGGTCAATGCCATTGGCAACGCCATCCTGCGCAAAAATCCGGATATGAAAGTTTGTTATTATACGTCTGAAAAATTCATGAATGAACTTATAAATTCCCTTCGTTATGCCAAAATGGACGAATTCCGTAATAAATTTCGAACTATGGACGTTCTTCTCATTGACGATGTGCAATTTATTGCCGGCAAGGAACGTACGCAAGAAGAATTTTTTCATACCTTTAATTCACTCTATGAATCACATAAACAAATAGTGGTAACATCTGATAAATTTCCGAAGGAAATTCCAGGTTTGGAGGAACGTCTGCGATCACGATTTGAATGGGGTTTAATCGCCGATATCCAGGCCCCGGACATGGAAACGAAACATGCAATATTGAAAATGAAGGCAGAACAAAATGGGATTAATCTTCCCGAGGATGTGGCCCTTTTTCTTGCCAATTCCATAAGCAGCAACGTGAGAGAATTAGAAGGATTTCTGGTAAGAATAGGGGCTTTTGCCAGCCTGACATCCACTCCGGTTACGTTAACAATGGCCAGGGAGGTTCTCAAAGATATTTTGGTTGAAAAAAACAGGGAACTATCTATAGAAGAAATACAAAAGGTCGTAGCAACTTATTATAATATAAAAGTTTCAGAAATAAAATCATCCCGAAGACTAAAAGTCTTGGTATTACCTAGACAAATAGCAATGTATTTGTCCAGACAATTGACTTCTTACTCTTATCCTGAAATAGGCGAACGATTCGGCGGGAAAGACCATTCCACCATCATCCATGCCATTAAAAAAATAGAGAAAGCAATAGAAAACGACTATCAATTAAGCGCAACAATCAACAATATTAAAAATGCTCTGGCCCACTAAAATGGGTACAAGTTGTGTACTGCTTTTGGGATAAAGGTTGATAAAATCACAATAAAGAGTGATACCCACAAAAAGGACTTTTTTCACCATTGTTGTCCACAGGGTCCTATCCGAGTCAATTGATTGAAATCTAACCATTTTTTGATTTATAAACTTATACACAGCAATATACTACTATTGACTATAAAGACTTAAAAATATAATAAAAACAGTTCAATGTTAACAGGAGCTCCATATGCACTTTACAATTGAAAAGGATGTCTTTCTCAAAGGCCTCTCAAGAATTCAGGGTATTGTCGAAAAACGCAATACCATTCCCATTCTTGCTAATGTACTTCTCGAAACAAGAGACGGCGTTCTTACTCTGACAGCGACAGACCTGGAAGTAGGCATGCGCTCCTCCTATCCGGTTTCGACAAAATTGCCCGGAAAAGTGACCGTCGCGGCTAAAAAACTTTTCGAAATTATCAAGGAATTGCCAGAAGCAGAACTTTCTTTTTTAGCCAAAGATAATAATTGGATTGAAATTAGGGCTGGAAAGGCATTATTCAATATTGTTGGTTTATCGGCCGATGAATTTCCTTATTTTCCTGAGCCTTCTCAGGAACAATTTTTTCCTATAAAAGGATCTCTTTTAAAAGAGATGATTGAAAAAACTCTTTTTTCAATATCAGCTGATGAAAGTAAATATAATTTAAATGGTATTTTTTTTAAAACAATCACAGATAATGAAACAACATTTTTACGAATGGTGGCCACAGATGGCCACCGTTTATCAATGATACAAAGACAAATTCAAAATCTTAAAATTGATGAACTGGAAAAAGGTGTTATTTTCCCTAGAAAAGGTATACAGGAATTAAAAAAACTCGCCGAAGATGGTGACAATGATTTGATGATTGGTTTTATGGAAAATAACTCCGTCATTAAAAAAGATCAAACTGTAGTAATTATGCGCCTGGTCGATGGAGAATTTCCTGACTATAATAGGGTTATTCCAAAAACCAATGAATATATTGTTTTGATTTCAAGGGACATTTTTATTCATTCATTGCGAAGGATGTCAATCCTATCGAACGAAAAATCTCGCGGAATTAAAATGTTAATAAAAAAAGATATCCTTGAAATATCTTCCTCCAACCCGGAAATAGGCGATGCGAAAGAGGATCTGTTTATTGATTATCAAGGTCCAGAAATATCTATAGGATTTAATGCAAAATATATACTCGATATTTTACAAATTCAAAATGAAGAAAAAATACAAATTCTTCTTAAGGACAATCTTTCGCCAGGTCTGATTAGACCTGAAAAAGATTCTGATTACACGGCAGTTGTAATGCCAATGCGTCTCTAAAAATAGGTATTTTTGAAAGGATATCCAGGCATGTATCTGTCAAGCCTGGCTTTACGGAATTTCAGAAACATTGTTGAAACGGAAATTTTACCAAGTCCAGCATTCAATGTTTTGTGGGGAGATAATGGTCAAGGCAAAACCAATATTCTCGAATCAATTTATATTATAGGGCACCTCAAAAGTTTTCGTAATACACGCAATGAAGATCTCATTGAACACAATAGTATTCGAAGTCAACTCCATGGTGAAATTATATCGGGAGGAAGTAAACGCACGGTCGATATTGGCATTGAAAGCCGAGGGAAGGAAGTTTTACTCGATGGCAAGGAAGTACGTCATGCTGCCACCTTTTTTTCGGCTTTAAGACCCGTCATTTTTTCCCCGGAGGAAGTTGCTCTTACGAAAGGCGCTCCGGCAGGGCGACGAGCCTTGCTCGACAGGGCAATTTTCCAGATCGATCCGGCATACCTCCCCCGTGCTCAGGAATATGAGCGATGTCTCCGCCAGCGCAATGCGCTTTTTCGAACGCCAGGAGGGACAAATCAAATTGCATCCTGGACCGAAGCCCTGATCCGCGCGGGACTTCATATTCGTCGAAGTCGCTCCGCTTACCTGACCCGAATAACGGCAATATTTAACGACGTTTACAAAAAAATAAGTGGAAACCGGGAAACAGCATCCATTATTCTTCCCTATACGCCAGAAAATGAACAGGGTCTCGAAGATTACTTTCGACAAGAATTGGAACGTTGCCGACATAGAGAGATCCTGACAGGTCAGACACTGGCCGGACCGCATCGCGATGACCCCCTATTTCAAATAAATGGACGTTCAATTCGCCAGTTTGCCTCCCAGGGACAACAACGTTCATTTATGCTCGCGTTCAAAACCGCCCAGATTATTGATATAGAGGAACAGACAGGGGAACCCCCCGTTCTTCTTTTGGATGATATGACCAGCGAGTTGGACAAAAATAGGCAAGGGTATTTTTTTAATTTTCTCCTGTCCCGCAAAGGCCAGGTTTTTGTCACAACGACCGATATTCAGCCCATGATCAGCGCAGGGCTCACCGAAGCTCGTTTTTTTTCTGTCAAGAATGGAATACTGCGACAGGATCAATAAACATGAGGAAACAATGACTGAAAAAACAACAAAAGAATATGGTGCATCAAGTATCAAAGTATTAGAAGGTCTTTCTGCTGTAAGAAAAAGGCCGGCCATGTACATTGGCTCTACAGGAGAGATGGGTCTCCACCACCTGATTTATGAAGTGGTAGATAACTCTATCGATGAGTCATTGGCCGGATATTGTGATGATATTTTTGTGACGTTGCACGTAGACGGTTCTGCGACCATTGAAGACAATGGTCGCGGAATACCCGTTGATATAATGCCTGCACAAAATAAACCAGCAGCTGAAGTCGTTTTGACAGTTCTTCATGCAGGGGGCAAATTTGATAACGATTCCTATAAGGTCTCAGGAGGGCTCCACGGAGTTGGTATATCCGTAGTCAATGCCCTTTCAAAACGACTCGAACTGGAAATCCGTCGTAACAATATAATTTATAGACAGAGTTATGAACGCGGAATTCCCATGACACCTTTGCGCGAAGAAGGTGACACCATAAAAAGGGGCACCTGTATTACCTTCTGGCCGGACGAAGAGATATTTGAAACGACTGTCTTTTCATTTGAAACACTTTCTCAACGTCTCAGGGAAATGGCCTTTCTCAATGCGGGTGTGACCGTACGTATTCTGGATGAACGAAGCGAAAAAAGGCATGATTTCCATTATGAAGGAGGAATTTCTTCCTTTGTTGAATATATAAACCGGGCCAAAACCCCGATTCATCCCACTCCGATCTATTTCACCGGATCCAGGGAAGGAGTGGAAATTGAGGTGGCCATGCAGTACAACGACGGCTACGACGAAAAAATATTTTCATTCGCCAACAATATAAACACCCATGAGGGCGGAACACACCTCATCGGTTTTAAAGCTGCTTTAACGCGCACTATGAACACCTACGCTACCTCGAACAACCTCCTTAAAAACATAAAGACAGCGATATCCGGAGACGATTTGCGAGAAGGAATGGCGGCGGTTATTTCTGTCAAACTTCCCGACCCCCAATTCGAGGGGCAGACCAAAACAAAACTCGGCAATTCGGAGATCAAGGGTTTTGTTGAAGTCCTTATGAATGAAAAGCTCTCCACCTTCCTGGAGGAAAATCCCCAGACGGCCCGCAAAATTCTGGAAAAGGGGATCGATGCAGCCCGAGCTCGTGAAGCGGCTCGCAAGGCCCGAGATCTCACCCGGAGAAAGGGCGCCCTCGACGGGCTATCGCTTCCTGGAAAGCTCGCCGACTGCCAGGAAAAAGACCCGGCTCTCTGTGAAATATATCTGGTCGAGGGCGACTCGGCGGGGGGAAGCGCCAAACAGGGTCGTGACCGCAAATCCCAGGCCATTCTCCCCCTCAAGGGGAAGATCCTCAACGTCGAAAAGGCCCGTTTCGACAAGATGTTGACATCCAATGAAATCCGGACCCTGATCACGGCCATGGGAACAAGCATCGGCAAGGACGACTTCGACGTCTCCAAGCTCCGGTATCACCGAATCATCATCATGACGGATGCCGATGTGGACGGTTCCCACATCCGCACCCTCCTCCTGACGTTTTTCTTTCGCCAGATGACAGAATTGGTGGAGCGCGGTCATCTCTACATTGCCCAACCGCCGCTGTATAAGGCCAAGCGCGGTAAAAAGGAACTCTACCTCAAGGATGAGGAGGCGCTTCTTGAGTATCTTCTCTCCGAAGGGGTGGAAGGATTGACCGTTCAGATGGAAAAGAGTGGCAAGGCCATCCGGGGCAAGCAAATCGTCCCGATGTTGCGCAACATTATCGATTACAACAAACACTTTGAAAAAATGGTCCGCAAGGGGGTGCATGCCGAGGTATTGAAGATATTCGTCTACGGCAAGATTCAAAACGGTTTTGCCGACATGGCCGACCTCACCCCCCTGGCCTTGAAACTCAAGGAAATAGAACCGCGGGCGGACTTTCAGGTCATCGAGGAACCGGCGCGCATACTCTTTACCCTGGGTAACATTCGGGCCCGTATCGACCAGACGGTCCTTGAACACCTCTCTTCCCACGAATACAAACTCCTTCTGCAGGCTTATCGCCTGGTGGAGGATATCTGCCTCGATGAAAGGGCCTTTATTTCCCACGAATCGAAGGAAGAGACTTCCGTCAGCGATCGTCAGGATATCCTCAGCTTTATCCTCGAACGGGCGAAAAAGGGACAGTACATCCAGCGATACAAGGGGCTGGGGGAGATGAATCCGGAGCAACTCTGGGAGACAACCATGGATCCGGAAAAACGGATACTGCTCCAGGTCAAAATCGAGGACGCCATCGAAGCCGACGCGATATTTACCGTTCTCATGGGAGATCAGGTCGAACCGCGCCGTCAATTCATTGAAACCAACGCCCTTAACGTATCAAACTTGGATATCTAAGGGTTCTGCCGGCATAGTCGGATTGCTGCACTCATAATCATGCAGCTTTTGTCGAGGTCGACCGTAACAGGGTTATTTTTGGAGGAAGCAGATGCTTTCGGAACATAACAAAGTCAGTGTCAATATCGAAGACGAGATGCGTAAATCCTACATGGATTATGCGATGAGCGTCATTATAGGGCGCGCCCTTCCCGACGTCAGGGACGGACTCAAGCCGGTTCACCGGCGGGTTCTCTTCGCCATGAGCGAATTGGGGAACGAATGGAACAAATCCTACAAAAAATCGGCCCGCGTCGTCGGCGACGTCATCGGTAAGTATCATCCCCACGGCGACACCGCGGCCTATGACACCATCGTTCGCATGGCCCAGAACTTTTCCCTGCGCTACCCCCTGGTCGACGGCCAGGGAAACTTCGGATCCGTCGATGGCGATTCGGCTGCGGCCATGCGTTACACCGAAGTCCGCATGTCCCGTCTGGCCGGTGAGCTCCTGACGGACATCGACAAGGAAACGGTCGAATTCGGACCCAACTACGACGATTCTCTCCGCGAACCCCTGGTTCTCCCCTGCAAGTTTCCGAACCTGCTGGTTAACGGCTCGGAGGGGATCGCCGTCGGGATGGCCACCAAGATCCCCCCCCACAATCTCGGAGAAGTCATTGACGCTCTGATCGCCGTCATCAACGACCCCTCCCTCCCCTTTGAGGATCTCCTGGGGTTGATCAAGGGGCCCGACTTTCCCACCGCCGGTTTCATTCTCGGAACCGAGGCGATTCGCGAGGCCTACAGTACCGGACGGGGCATCGTCCTCATGCGGGCCAGGGCCCTGGTCGAAAAGGACCGTCGCACCAATCGCGAAGCGATCGTCGTCAACGAAATCCCCTATCAGGTCAACAAGGCCAGGCTGATCGAAAAAATCGCCGATCTGGTCAAGGAAAAGAAGATAGAGGGTATTTCCGATCTCCGCGACGAATCGGACCGGGAAGGGATGCGGATCGTCATCGAGCTCAAAAAGGATTCCATTCCCCAGGTCATCCTCAACCAGCTCTACAAAATGACCCAGATGCAGACATCCTTCGGCATCATCATGCTGGCGATTGTCAGCGGCCAGCCGCGGGTCCTCACGCTGAGAGAGGTTCTCGATCGTTTCCTTGAACATCGCAAGGAAATCGTCACGCGGCGCTGCATCTTCGAGCTGAAAAAGGCCGAGGCCCGGGCCCATATCCTCGAGGGTCTCAAGATTGCTCTGGAAAATCTCGACGAAGTGATCCAGATCATCAAGACCTCGGCCAATGCCGCCGAGGCCAAGGAACGGCTCATCGCCCGCTTCTCCTTTTCCGATATTCAGGCTCAGTCCATTCTCGAGATGCGTCTCCATCGTCTTACCGGGCTGGAACGAGAAAAAATCATCGCCGAGTACAACGAGATTCTGGCTCTGATCAAGCGCCTCAAGGAAATTCTTGCCAGCGAAGTGGAGATCCTTCAGATCATCAAGGGGGAACTGCTCGATATCCGGGAGCGTTACGCCGATGCCCGCCGCACCGAAATCATTCCGAAAACCGGAGACCTCACCCTCGAGGATCTGATCGTCGAGGAGGACATGGTGGTGACCGTCTCCCACTCCGGCTATATCAAGCGCAATGCCGTTTCCCTCTACCGTGCCCAGCGCCGCGGAGGGAAGGGGAAGACCGGAATGCGACCGAAGGAGGAGGATTTTGTCGAACGTCTGTTCATCGCCTCGACGCACTCCTACATCCTGGTATTTACCGATCTCGGCAAGGTCTACTGGCTCAAGGTTCACGAAATACCCCAGGGGGGGAGGGCTTCCCGCGGCAAGGCGATCGTCAATCTTCTGCAACTGTCCACCGGCGAAAATGTCACCACCGTCCTTCCGGTGAAGGAATTCGTCGAGGGGAAATACATCATAACCGCCACGCAAAACGGCACGGTGAAGAAGACCGAGCTGATGTCCTACGCCAATCCCCGGGCCGGCGGTATCATCGCCCTGACCATTGACGAGGGGGATCGGTTGATCTCGGCCCGCCTTACCGACGGCAGCATGGATATCCTCCTGGCAAGCCGCAACGGCAAATCGATCCGTTTCCCCGAAACCGATGCCCGACCCATGGGACGGACGGCCCGGGGAGTACGGGGAATGATGCTTGAGGAGGACAATCACCTTATCGGTATGGAGGTGGTCAGCGAGGTGACCTCGGCCACCCTGGTCACCGTGACGGAGAACGGTTACGGCAAACGGACCAATCTCGATGAG
This region includes:
- the dnaN gene encoding DNA polymerase III subunit beta; the protein is MHFTIEKDVFLKGLSRIQGIVEKRNTIPILANVLLETRDGVLTLTATDLEVGMRSSYPVSTKLPGKVTVAAKKLFEIIKELPEAELSFLAKDNNWIEIRAGKALFNIVGLSADEFPYFPEPSQEQFFPIKGSLLKEMIEKTLFSISADESKYNLNGIFFKTITDNETTFLRMVATDGHRLSMIQRQIQNLKIDELEKGVIFPRKGIQELKKLAEDGDNDLMIGFMENNSVIKKDQTVVIMRLVDGEFPDYNRVIPKTNEYIVLISRDIFIHSLRRMSILSNEKSRGIKMLIKKDILEISSSNPEIGDAKEDLFIDYQGPEISIGFNAKYILDILQIQNEEKIQILLKDNLSPGLIRPEKDSDYTAVVMPMRL
- the recF gene encoding DNA replication/repair protein RecF (All proteins in this family for which functions are known are DNA-binding proteins that assist the filamentation of RecA onto DNA for the initiation of recombination or recombinational repair.); the protein is MYLSSLALRNFRNIVETEILPSPAFNVLWGDNGQGKTNILESIYIIGHLKSFRNTRNEDLIEHNSIRSQLHGEIISGGSKRTVDIGIESRGKEVLLDGKEVRHAATFFSALRPVIFSPEEVALTKGAPAGRRALLDRAIFQIDPAYLPRAQEYERCLRQRNALFRTPGGTNQIASWTEALIRAGLHIRRSRSAYLTRITAIFNDVYKKISGNRETASIILPYTPENEQGLEDYFRQELERCRHREILTGQTLAGPHRDDPLFQINGRSIRQFASQGQQRSFMLAFKTAQIIDIEEQTGEPPVLLLDDMTSELDKNRQGYFFNFLLSRKGQVFVTTTDIQPMISAGLTEARFFSVKNGILRQDQ
- the dnaA gene encoding chromosomal replication initiator protein DnaA produces the protein MNKLWQETLVHLEQALNPQHFTTWIKPIRFVSLKKDLIQLEVPNRFVLDWIRIHYSQLIQETLSNIGAVVYRIQFSIATQNSDSILPENKLSPGINKNQQEIKIEPQPRSCNYAFNLNSKYSFDEFVSGSSNQFAYAAAMAVANNPATTYNPLFIYGGVGLGKTHLVNAIGNAILRKNPDMKVCYYTSEKFMNELINSLRYAKMDEFRNKFRTMDVLLIDDVQFIAGKERTQEEFFHTFNSLYESHKQIVVTSDKFPKEIPGLEERLRSRFEWGLIADIQAPDMETKHAILKMKAEQNGINLPEDVALFLANSISSNVRELEGFLVRIGAFASLTSTPVTLTMAREVLKDILVEKNRELSIEEIQKVVATYYNIKVSEIKSSRRLKVLVLPRQIAMYLSRQLTSYSYPEIGERFGGKDHSTIIHAIKKIEKAIENDYQLSATINNIKNALAH
- the gyrB gene encoding DNA topoisomerase (ATP-hydrolyzing) subunit B, with the protein product MTEKTTKEYGASSIKVLEGLSAVRKRPAMYIGSTGEMGLHHLIYEVVDNSIDESLAGYCDDIFVTLHVDGSATIEDNGRGIPVDIMPAQNKPAAEVVLTVLHAGGKFDNDSYKVSGGLHGVGISVVNALSKRLELEIRRNNIIYRQSYERGIPMTPLREEGDTIKRGTCITFWPDEEIFETTVFSFETLSQRLREMAFLNAGVTVRILDERSEKRHDFHYEGGISSFVEYINRAKTPIHPTPIYFTGSREGVEIEVAMQYNDGYDEKIFSFANNINTHEGGTHLIGFKAALTRTMNTYATSNNLLKNIKTAISGDDLREGMAAVISVKLPDPQFEGQTKTKLGNSEIKGFVEVLMNEKLSTFLEENPQTARKILEKGIDAARAREAARKARDLTRRKGALDGLSLPGKLADCQEKDPALCEIYLVEGDSAGGSAKQGRDRKSQAILPLKGKILNVEKARFDKMLTSNEIRTLITAMGTSIGKDDFDVSKLRYHRIIIMTDADVDGSHIRTLLLTFFFRQMTELVERGHLYIAQPPLYKAKRGKKELYLKDEEALLEYLLSEGVEGLTVQMEKSGKAIRGKQIVPMLRNIIDYNKHFEKMVRKGVHAEVLKIFVYGKIQNGFADMADLTPLALKLKEIEPRADFQVIEEPARILFTLGNIRARIDQTVLEHLSSHEYKLLLQAYRLVEDICLDERAFISHESKEETSVSDRQDILSFILERAKKGQYIQRYKGLGEMNPEQLWETTMDPEKRILLQVKIEDAIEADAIFTVLMGDQVEPRRQFIETNALNVSNLDI
- the gyrA gene encoding DNA gyrase subunit A; translation: MLSEHNKVSVNIEDEMRKSYMDYAMSVIIGRALPDVRDGLKPVHRRVLFAMSELGNEWNKSYKKSARVVGDVIGKYHPHGDTAAYDTIVRMAQNFSLRYPLVDGQGNFGSVDGDSAAAMRYTEVRMSRLAGELLTDIDKETVEFGPNYDDSLREPLVLPCKFPNLLVNGSEGIAVGMATKIPPHNLGEVIDALIAVINDPSLPFEDLLGLIKGPDFPTAGFILGTEAIREAYSTGRGIVLMRARALVEKDRRTNREAIVVNEIPYQVNKARLIEKIADLVKEKKIEGISDLRDESDREGMRIVIELKKDSIPQVILNQLYKMTQMQTSFGIIMLAIVSGQPRVLTLREVLDRFLEHRKEIVTRRCIFELKKAEARAHILEGLKIALENLDEVIQIIKTSANAAEAKERLIARFSFSDIQAQSILEMRLHRLTGLEREKIIAEYNEILALIKRLKEILASEVEILQIIKGELLDIRERYADARRTEIIPKTGDLTLEDLIVEEDMVVTVSHSGYIKRNAVSLYRAQRRGGKGKTGMRPKEEDFVERLFIASTHSYILVFTDLGKVYWLKVHEIPQGGRASRGKAIVNLLQLSTGENVTTVLPVKEFVEGKYIITATQNGTVKKTELMSYANPRAGGIIALTIDEGDRLISARLTDGSMDILLASRNGKSIRFPETDARPMGRTARGVRGMMLEEDNHLIGMEVVSEVTSATLVTVTENGYGKRTNLDEYRVQSRGGKGIITIKTSERNGKVVDIKLVDEDSDLMFITDRGKVLRTGVAALSIIGRNTQGVRLMVLEPEERIVAVAKLAEKDEDDGDTEAEEESFEGGVEETEE